The following nucleotide sequence is from Streptomyces brevispora.
TGCGGATCTACGCCACCAGCCGCGACGAGTCCCGGAGGAAGCGAGCCGTCGAACTCGGTGCCGTCGAGGCGTACGAGCCCGGCGCACGGCTGCCCCACCGGGTCGACGCCGTCATCGAGACGGTCGGCGCCGCCACCTGGTCACACTCCGTCAAGTCCCTGCGTCCCGGCGGCACACTGGTCATCTCCGGCGCCACCAGCGGCGACCGTCCCTCGCACGCCGAGCTGACCCGGATCTTCTTCCTGGAGCTGAGGATCGTCGGCTCGACCATGGGGTCCAAGGACGAACTGGAGGATCTGCTGGCGTTCTGCGCGACCACCGGTGTGCGTCCCGTCATCGACGAGGTACTGCCGCTGGACCGGGCCCGTGAGGGGTTCGAACGGCTCGCTTCGGGAGACCAGTTCGGGAAGATCGTGCTGACCGTCAACCAAGGTTGACACGTACGGCGTGTCAACGTACGTTGACGTCATGACCGAAGCGACGGATCTCGCCGCTCGCGCCGGCGACCACGACCCCCGGGTGGGGCTGCGGTCGGTCGCCGCGCTGCGAAGGCTGCTGGAGCAACTCGAAGCCGTGCAAGTCACGAGCGCCCGTGCTCAGGGCTGGTCGTGGCAGGAGATCGCGGCCGAACTGGGTGTCAGCCGGCAGGCCGTGCACAAGAAGTACGGGAGGCATTGATGTTCGAGCGATTCACCAAGGGCG
It contains:
- a CDS encoding helix-turn-helix domain-containing protein, translated to MTEATDLAARAGDHDPRVGLRSVAALRRLLEQLEAVQVTSARAQGWSWQEIAAELGVSRQAVHKKYGRH